atattatattataaacttagtactatttttattcttagtttttataatatagtataaagttaataaaaaataaaaaggccatatagttattaatatctataaattaaataagattatatttttaaatagctacttaatacgattataaaacgatatttttaatattattaaaaataagcgttatattataattataaatataagttcgttttattattaatagtaagtatatccCGAATCTcgcgacgcttttataattattatacttaataaatagtatatttttaactacgctataataagttataaaaactcgaacgcttatatttaataataaataaacgccctttttataaatatcttagcctaattatattataataatattattattaaatctaatatattaaaaaagtatattactaacttcgatgccgttttttatttattataataaaaaaatattaatattaacttattaaagaccTTTATAAGATTTCTAAATACTAccgttcttaaataatacgtcAATacctttagcttatttattataataaaaaagttaaatactcttaaataacttaaatatctAACGACCCTCTATAACCTCgagatatttattagcctcatAAAGTATTTCCATAATAACGTCCCgggatatatatttattataaaattactaaaataattaaaaacggatttattataataaaagactaaaaataataaacgaattattaataaagatcctaggtataaataataaataaaattagtcctaattataactattaataaggaacgGTATGCGTTTAAACAAGTACgtaacgacttattaaataatattaagctatattattacgacttaatacgaccgctatttattaattttaatataataataacgggtattagtactatagcctattatattaagctaaaaatactataaataattataaataataaagggaagctaactaaactattattaaaaagtactatttaattagtattatacttattacgaaccTTATCTAAGCTagaaaaaagatattagctAACGGAAATAGAAATACTAGGTTTTATCTAGGTCCTAAAGAAATATAACTACTAGATCTccgtattaaaacttattacgataattgttactaattattctattattataagcctataacgataattaaatattactaatattataataaatagtattaataataagaaactaattagggtaataaagtacgctaattaatttaatatttaggttatatataagctaagtaaagaatatattatactaaacgcgctatttaaattattaattaacctaagATATAACGAGCTAAATCCGATAAATAGTAGCTTAgacgttttattaaacgacgtactaaataattaagtaatataaatataggcaTAATTAGTTTTCCTAACTAAcgatacttatattatataaattagtttactactaatatatataattaacgattagtaattaaaaaacgatattatattactaacgatatagaataatattagtataattcTTCTCGAGATAGTACCGAGTTTCAAAaaaaaaatctaatagggctataatatagacctagtttttaaatttattattaaaatagtccgtaataatataatattacttaaaaagaaccgtactaaattactattttttttatgtaagggactattataaaaagtaacgtatagtatatataactaattatatattttttaaatatactatattaatattttcgaaacggcttataaagaaaactatataggctataataaaatagctacgatattatttagatattatatactacgacttatatagaatttaaagcgctatatttaaagttacccgacgtacttaataataaaacttaaaatatactaactatatagtaatatataacctattataccgttactatatccttattatataattattattaattttattctaGGACtactaactttaaaaaaaagatataactatatcttattagtaactaataagataTTGAAATAGATTAGTTTAATACCTAGATATaaaacgataataataaaagaataggcGACGTTACTAATAgagtttttatagtactataactagGGACTATTAAAGgtaattttaagtaataaagactttaaattcttttttataatatagaaatatatataaaataagtataataataaactattatacttaatagcttattattcttagattaataattagagtaaATAGATAAACCTTATAGTCGAGTCGGTATTAcgaatatactttatattattaaaatccctAGACCGATAGCCtaataatattccctaattataattcgagattaataatagtaaattagcggtaataactaagttaccTAACGAAATTATTTTAGGATTTActtctaataatattattaacgtagttataaatataataaataaatgaCTAACTAAACTAGAGATACAACTTAAAGTAtacgatattattactatcgtaactatttaaataaaattatactaCGACTAAAagcgctttattaaatttttcgaggttaaataatatattatactaagattataccgtagttataatatattataattaactatactaagaaaaaaatacttataataatatactaggctttttataatccttaaaCGGGTTAAATAACTCGTATATAAGCtcgacttattttaatatataaagatatacgacgtaattttagttaattatttagaactagtactactacttaatatttacggACGAGTACTAtcaatactaatagtaattttatttactaatttactaaagaaagttattaatatttaataaaataggaatagattatagttcttattataactagaggGACTaggtaaataatataaatagtagctagaacttttttataaaattattataataaagtatctattattataaaaagaagaatatttaatttaactaaataataattcctttttataataaaaaatagtattaattattcttaattttaagtacttatttacaGCCGAAAAtcgaacttattatttaatctcGACTTTATATcgcttataactagctatttaaaccttatttctacttattttagttatacctttttcttcccctctatatacttatattaaaataatataactaagtaaaattaataataaccttactaatttagctagttaggtatataacgagaaaagtactaattaaatatttattaataattttaataatccggtaacccctaatattaattatataaacgtttctaagttattataatacccactaactattaaaaataagaataacggactatttaaaataagaaacgaggacgataacttaataagtaaggagGACCCCGgacttaaaactaaatataagggatttattagtttatttagcgtatataacctatttattataaacctacTTTCTAAAAAACTtagaatatttaatatttaactatttataatattaaataatattacttagaaaatttaaaattaaataaataaaaagctattattttagttagagaaaataatagcttaaaccccgattataattaataacgacttattatttatagagttagaaattaagaataaaaaagctaataatacgaagttattattaaataataataacgattttttaaaaattaaaaaggggattagtaacgaggagtttaataaaaaagaatttaataatagcgttttactcaataaaaagctattaataaaaaaaaaacgtaaaactaaaagaataaaaaatataagtaataaaaagctaaaaataacgattttataaaagaatcctcCTTAGGAcgatttactaaaaaagatacTTATACTCCTAAAGCTAATTCTTAACGATCccctaatataactaattagaattaatctaagtatatttattttaaataagataatacttaaatagtattacttaattcctaagttaatataataaggtcggttatataaaaaaattataatagtttatattatattataatattttttaataacgacttaaataatattattttcttagaatttaataaaattttagttataacgactttttattaaacgcttataaataattaaaaaaaaaggcgacttattattatattttatatatagagctttatataaaattattaaaaaagaggtaatagctaaggaaatcgtaatagtaatatatttatatagccttagcctattaaaaagttagcgtaactattttaactaaattaatttattaaaataccttattatttataattttatagagcttagatataataatatattaaatacactttttactatttataaataataaaagctaatatttcGAACTACTAATACGACTCCCGGgccttaatacttatttttaaaataattaaaataattactaattaaaaaagagaagcctagggatataattttataatataatacgaccctagtttaaaataataataaaagattttataagtttatataaaaaattattattaagacgacgatagataataaggtaaggataatttttttttaataagaaatataaaaaaaaggatagtaagaagaaatagattatataataaaaataactaatataataattcctaacgataagtaaaaaaaaaattattaaaaaagtactttataatcttaatactaaactacggggataacttagtaacttattaccgaagtattatattattaagtataataattatgaCTACTAtagaatattttaaataatatatttataacgattataatagtattatattacgatagtattatatttaaaagaaataattagggaatataagCGACGAGGACGTTataaaattttaattaggggataggttattatattatatagctataagctatatactataactagtaataactagctataagtatatataggggcttttgcttatattaagggcttttgcttatattacttagaagaATTAACCACTACTTGATATATCACATTGACCTTACCTTTGCCCCCGGCATTGGGTGCCCAGTGGTTTTACCTCAGCAACGTGCGGCCGGGGTGCGGCAAGGCGGCAACTGGTGCACGGGCCCGACGAGCTTTGGCCATCGCAACCACTATCACCAGCACCACCAACGCTACTTCATCTGGGGCTGCCATTTCATGTCTACAGGCACCGTCAACTGTGGTTAGGCAGTCCTTTTCTTGTTAAGTTCTTTTACTTACATGAGATGAGATGGCGTCAAATTTGTTCAAATTACCTTAGATGGCATCTGACGAAATATCAGTCAATCATACATCAGCCATTCTGTCCGTGGGAGTCGTGTGGTTTATTCATGAGTCCTGCAGTAATCTCAGATCAACGCTCTCAACCGTTTGCCTGCCTCTACTAGTGCGGTCAGTGAGTCCCGTATTATACACATCCAAGACCGTCGATTTCCATTCGACATCATCTAGTATCAACTGCCGTATTTTGAAACATAAAAAATTGTCCCAAATGGCTCCGTGGCCGTGAACTCCTTACTCCGTGACCTGATCAGTCAATCAACAACCGCTCAGTTTGTCGCATCCCACGATGAAAGATCCATTGCATCCATCGGCCCCATATTCATCAGTGATCGAAGTACACCCTCGGCGACAGGCGTCATGCCCGTCTGTCCCTGCAAGTCGCCCCAGCCATTCGGCATTCCAAAATCCGCTCCAGGTGTATCAGGCATAGAAAACCTTTGATTCGGCGTCAGCCCAGTGCGGATGCCAAAACCGCCCGCATCGTTgaagtagttagtatttgCGTCTACGCTCCCTCGAGCGTTGTTGTTTGATTGCGTCGTAGCTGCGTTGGCATCGAAAGAGTTCCTCCCGGACCCATCGAGTCCGCCTGCCATAGTCACTCGCGGATCTGAAGCAGTCGAGTTCGGTGTTGGCCGGTTAGACTGGTCACCGTCTGGTGAACCGGACATGTTGTTGTCGCCACTGCTTTCGCTTTGTCCGAATCCAGTAACACGGCCACTGCTTGATCCCGATTTGTCGTACATGGACCCGGAGCTCGGTGTCAATGAGTTTCCATGCAATGGGAGGTTGTTGGTACTGTTTGAACCATACAATAGAGACGCCTCTGCGGACAACCAGCCGCCTGGACCACCGAGATTAGTCGTCGCAGAGGCAGAGATGGGGGCGCTTTCGTCATTCTGGCCAGGCTCAACGATGTTCGGCGCATTGGCGGCATTCCCATCATCATCCACAGTCTTCATGAAGTGACACTCGTTACGGTAGGACATGATACCCTGAACGCCTTCCGGATCGTCACACACAGCACCACTCTTGGCGGTGCCGTTGCCGCTGGCCGAGCCGGGCTGTCAAACGATTAGCACATGTAAAACCACCGAGAAGATTGTTCACTCACGCTTTCACCGCTGCGGGGAAATGCCGTCTTGAGTTTTGGTATTCTCATAGCAAGGGCTTCTAAGTCAACGTCCAACTGCACAAGGAACGATTCTGTGAGAGGGTTCCTTCTCTTTAGTGCGTTCATGGCTGAGAGAAGGAACCTTAATGAGTCGGCTGTTTGGCTATCGTCTGGACGACTCTTGAGATATTGAACAAATACCCTTGCTGCAACGTAAAGACAGAAGGATATAAAGGGGTTCATCTGAGACTTGTTAGTACCTCAGGTCTTACAAGACACTTGCTCGACATACCGCTGAGAGGTCCATGTGTGAGATCATTCTCATGATACTCGCGATCTCGTTTGCCGCTGTAATACAGCGCACCTTGCTTTCTGCACTGACTGAAGCCGGAAGTTTGTTCTTATCTGCCTTGAAGATGGCGGCCTGGTGCAGACAGATTGTCGATGTGTGGATGCTCATATTGGTGAAGACGATGTTAGGGTTGCCCAGACCAATGGGAAGCTTGAGGTGCGACGGCAAACAGAGAGAAGTGTTGAGAAGGATGTTGTCCATGTTGCGGTGCCGCTTCCAGAACTCGCCGTTGAGGTCGTGGTCTCGGTCATCGGGGTCAGGCCGGTGCAAGTGAATCAGGTTGCGGCCAAAGAGGCATGCCATCAGTACGATGCCTCCAAAAGAGGAGAGTTTGCCAGCCCCGGACGGGCTCATGCAGTCTTGCAGCGACTGCGTCTGCTCGGGTCGGCTCATGTCGAAAGACTCCTCGGTACAAGGCAGGTTCGTCATGATGTCCTTTTCATCCACCGTCATCGGCCACCCAGTGCCAATACTTGCGTAGCGATCTTCGCAAAATGCCATCCAAAAGGTACGTCGTCTCTCCTCACGCTCGGTCCAATCCCTCGGCGGTGGAAGACACTGCTTCACGTCCAATCCGGCACCATCGAGACGGTGCAGGCCAATCCTGAGCACAATTTAGCTATCGAGTCCTGGTTGGTAGATATCATGAGCTCACATTTGACACAGGCGAATGGCAGAACCCGTGCTCATCCAAGCTCTCGGGAAGTACATCATCTTGAATTCGTATGAGGCAAGCAGCACATGGGTCTGAGCATGAGCCACAGATATCATGTGCTCGCCATAGCCTTTGATGTAATCTGCCTCGACATACTTACGAGCTCTTTGATAGAACAAGTCTTTGAGGTCAAGGTATTTTTCAGTGATTGAGCACGACAAGGTCCAGATGGCATATCGTAGTGCAACTGGCGGTCGTTGGTTTGGAGCCCTACCGGTCACGTCAGTATGGGTTTAGCCGCTTTCAAACATGGGTAGCTGGATGGGGCCCGTACAAGTTCATGGCTGCTAGATATCTATACTTGTGGATCATAGGCACGGATGGATGAACCTTTTCAAAGAAGATTTGGTGGCTGCGAAGCAACCGTCAGTGAGTACGGTGGCCTTGAGGAGATATCGTGATGATACTGACAGCTCATCGATGGTTTCCTGTGGAGGAAGAGGTTCTTCAAGGCCCAGTCCAATCATTTCCCAAGTGAAGTTGCTCCCGGCGTTGCTCATGCCTATTGACATGCTCGAGTTGAAGTTGAAATCATCCATAGGAGGGGCAGCCGCATTCTGAGCCTGAGGAGACTCGCCGGTGAAGCGCCATCGGTCGACGTCGTGGTCGCCGCCGAGACCAAGAGTGGGATTAGGAATACTGTAACTAGTCGGAGCGGCAGTAGTTCGGCTACGATTCGCTGCAGCTGCGTCCAAGTTGTGAGGTATGTTGGAGGAGGGATTGGATGGCACGGGGGGAGGGTCTTGGGTCTTGAGCAGGGTTTCGACTTGTTCTATACAGGGTGTAAAGACGTTCAGTCAGTCAAGGCGATGGACAGCAACACACggggaaaagaagaagacgtGGAACGAGGAAGGCAAAGGTCAAAAAAGAGCAAGGCGCAAAGACGGGAATGCTCACTCAGTCGTTCCTCTAGAGCCTTGACATATCCTCGCTTGGGGCCACTCTTCCTGCGAACCTCATCGTAGGCGCAAGAATGGCCAAGCCTGGCGCAAGTGCTGCAACTGGGCCGCACTCCGTCACACTTCAACTTGCGCTTCCGGCATATCATACATGCTAGGCGCTTCGGCTTGGGAACGTTGCTGTTATCGGCGGCCCCTTCCCGACCATTGGATTCGGCGTCTGGGCTGTGAGGGCGTTTGTGGGAGTTGGCGCCATTTGTGTCTGGCGGCGTGGGTGTACTTGAGGACATGATGGAAGGCAAAGTCTCAGCGAATCCaactactaatttaatatccGCCGATCGTACGGTCGGGCAATCCGAAGGATGATTGTGGACGAAGCAGGGCGATTTCTCTTGTTATCGGAGGGCGAAACCGAACGTAAAGATGCCCTCAATCCATAGGCGCACGCGCGCACAATTACAACGGATACGGCTGCTGACTGTCGTGTTTCGTTCTAGTCGAGGCTCGTCGCACAAAGGGTGAGACGTCGTGGGGCGCTTCGAAATGGGATTGACGTCGAGAAAAGGTTTCTGGGTATTCGTACGGAGTTTGGTGTTGCAGAATATGCCAAGTCGAAAGGGGAAAAAGGTAGAGGTCGTCGGTGACTGGTAGTGTAGGCAAAGGTGAAAGAGCGAAGAGGGCGGGCGGAGAATGGGTTATCGGTCGTCGTTGGGGCGGTGGAGAGGAGAGTGGagggtacctaggtaggCGTACGAAGTAGAGGAGACGGGGAGAAGGAAGCAGTGTCGGGTTCTGTCAGGAGCGCGAGATTTGGGGTTGAGAAGCAAGGATGGATAGAAGCGGAGGATTAGGTGCCGTGGTGCAGCTGAGCGTGAGGTTTGGTGGTAGGTACCAGGCCAATTGCGTAGTATGGTACCTACTCAAGGGCACTTAGGTACTGAGGGGCTGGCTGGCCATTAGCATCTCTCATCAGTCCGTACCTAGGTAGGACTCCCAATTACTATGTAGTGTGGGAGACTCGAGCGTCTGGCAGTCAGTCTGCGAGTACAGTAGCGATACGGCCTTGCCGCCATACCCCTTCCAGCCGAGCCTAtgattaataaggtactccGTATCCCGTACCTTCGATAAAGTCCAAGTACATTATGGACATGGGCCCCTAGCTTTCTGTACCTACCGTAAATGTCCACTCcatctactccgtacctacATACGCGGTTATGATATGCCCAGCACGATGGACAATCCGTGGACGGTGGACGCCACGAAAACCGTATTGCCTACCTAGGCGTTTGACATTTCGTGGGCACTTTATTCTAAATCACTTCGAGGCGTGAATAATGAAGTATTCGCGTCTAATTCTTAGGTGTGTATCCATACAGTAGCGAATGCCCACCACGACTAATCAGCTGGTGAGACACCGAGAAACCCTGCACATATGTATGCCTAGTGGGCAGTGCCGGAAAAGACCCTGCGTGCCTGCGTTGAAAGTGAAAAGCGAGAAACACGAGTCGGATCGGATAGGTACTAGCACAAGCAAGATCGCGAATACGCTTATTGACAATTTGGCACTGAAATCCAGGTCCAATTTCTCACTCACTTTCCCTTGAGACTCGCAGTAGCGGAGCGGAGTAGAAGTGTGGACCGTCAGGCATGTGCTACCTACTTTGGCCTTGGTGTCTATGGATAACTCCAAGTACCGAGCATACCGTGTAAAGTACCTCAGGCATAATGGTCAATGTTGTTATGTCTCCGTTCACTTGTCACCCTTGAGCTAAATTTCTTCAGGCAGCTGGAAGACAAACTTTGTTCAAGAGTTAACATTTCACTCCCCCTTCCACCCTTCCTCCTTGCCCTACGATGCCGCGACGTTTTCACCGTACGTTAGGTCACATCATGCATGGGAGGAAGTGTGGTAGCCAACGTGTCAACCTACACCACCTCAGCGACCAACGTCCGGCTAAAACCCGGGAGCAGAGCTGGCCGAGGCTTTGGTAAGGTGCCTTAGAGGAGTTCTCACCAGCACTCCTAGGCAAACGTCTGGACGCGCAACTTGCACTCACACTCACACCACAATCTCATGCACCATAGCCACACTGCGCTAGGAGACAACCGCTGTGCTGCCCATGAATCCGGTACACCGTACAGCTGCTCACGACCCCAGCATCTGCCGTCCGCCAATGATGATGTCCAAGCCCCTCTGCTTTGTACCCAAGGCAGTGATCATCTCATAATTGTGACACAGGATAAAGTAAGGTGAGGGAGGGTGGCATACGCTGCATGTGTAGGTGTAGGTAAGCCCGTAGTAGGTAAGCACGTAGGGTACTTTTCTGCAAGTCGCACCACCCTCTCATCAAATTCCCTTGAGGAGTCTCGATACAAAGCTCTCTCTATCTTTCATCTTATTTCCCTGCATCTGGCACTTACATATGTATGGGCTCTGCAAAGACGCGCAGAATACCACGTGCAGGATGCATCATTCGCATCTCATGTCTTCTCCAGTCTGGATTTCATCCGAGGGCGAGGTCAGGCAATGTCAAATAAGGCGCATGTTTCCCGGCAGGCTATGTATGTGACGAAGAACACAGGCTCCTCGGCCCACATGTTCAAATACACCGTCGTTGGACGTGGAAGTAATGGAGGTCTTTATTGCTGTGCTGCTGTTCTGGGTTCTGCTACTTATCCTGCAGTCAGCTGTCAAAATAGCTTACAACACTTGATAGGGCCGCAATCGTTTCTCTGCCTCCGACTCCCGTTTCTTCCCTAACCGGCGTCAAGTTGGGCCGATCTGACTCCGGCAACAGGCAGTCAAGCTTCTCGGTCTTCCGATCTTGCAGCTCAAGCTACTCTCCCTAGACCCCTATGCCTGAGGTGCCATGTAAAGTCGACACATAACTACTCAGCTTCAAAAATTAGTAGATATGACGCAGGAACCTGTATTTTCCTTTTCGAGATGGAATTTTCGAGACTCTACTCCTATCTATCTCACTGAAGAAATCTACCTACCCGGGGCTGAAAAGGCTATTTCTGCGCCGTAGTAGAGAAGTCCACCTCTTCGGAATGGCGACGTTGTGTCTTGTCACTTCTTCTCTGCATCCACCCCGACGATGCGAAGAACGCCAAGATCACTGTATGCCAGACAATATTTCGTTGGCGCCCAGGCCACAACCGGGCAAGGACCAGCTGTCTTGAAGGTATGGACGTGGTCTCCTGACTCTGCATGTCGAATATCCAGTCCAGAGCCTGGCGATGTAGTCAGCATCTGCGCTTTTCTGGCACCAGGCGACTTACCTTCATCGCTGCCTCCGACCAAGAAGTTACCATCAAAGGTGAAGCCTGTACAACCATTAGACACTGTTCGCAGTTACTAGCATATTTATTCAACTCACTGATAGACCGCACTGGGCCAATCATGCTGGTTATGGTTCGCTGGCAAATCCAGTCTGTTGTGTCCCACAGAGAAATTATGGAATCCGAACCTCCCGTGGCAAGATAACGTCCTGTGGGTTGTAGCTCGGCTGTCAAGCAGGAAGACGTGTGTCCGTTGAGGGTAAACTCCTTTGACTCATCACCATGTTTGAACTGGAAGGCAGGCTTGAAATCGGGATATGTCAAGATCCGTGTTCTTCCCTCGCCGGTTGTCAAGAAGATCGTATCGCCGGCCCAGTCAAAAGCAATCTGGTTGGTCTGACTGGGCTGCTGATGCGACGATATCGGCGCAGACTGTGTTGGTGACAGTACAAAGATATTATCCGTCTGGCAGATTGAGTGTCAGCCGAATGTACCCAAGTAATGCCAAAATCAACGTGGCTGACCTTATTTCCAACGACTAGAGACTGTCCGTCGGGCGCCCATACTAGAGTGAAGGCGTCTCCCAAGCCTCTTATCTCGTTGATGCAAGTCTTGGACCGAACGTCCCAGAATTTGACGACTCCATCGTTGCTTACACTACACAACTCAGCATCCTTGACTGGGTTGAATGCAACCTTTTCAATGGCAGCGGAGTGTCCTTTTAGCTCAGTTGAAAACCGTACGTTTGGCTTCTCCGGATTCCCTACAGAAGTAAGATATGTCAGCCTGCTTGCCCCATGGACAAGCGAATCACGTTCATCACGTACAGACGCGTAGCGTTTTGTCCGATGAGCCTGTCGCGACCAAAGTTCCCAATGGATTCCAGGCTATTGATCGTAGCCTGCAAGAATAGTCAGTATCTCCAACTCAAAAGCTCCACAGGGACTGTCCATAGGTAGGGGTCATACGTGTGCCCTCTAGAGCTTGAGCTGGGATCGTGGTACGGCTGGCTCTTGAGGTTGGTCAGAAAAGCCGGAAACCTCTCCTTGGAGAGGCTCAGCCTTGTGCGAGGAGGCACCATTATGACGCGCCAGGAACGCCTTGTATGATGAGCAGCAATGTGGGTTGAGTACAATCCTAAATGGTATGTGAGGGTCAGTCTGGGAGCGCAACTCGAACAGTGGAGGAGCAAGCTGGAAAATACGATAGTATGCAGTGTGAGTCGACCGCAGTGATCGGGATTCAAGTACACAATACTAATCGATCAGTACATACAGACTGAGTCTCTCAGCAGAACAAAATCAATGCTGTCTAGACTGTACGCTGATTATTGTTGGTCGACGCCAAACCCCAAAATGGACTTCACAATGTTGTCGTTAGTATGCAGGAGCGAATGCGGTATACAAAGTGGATATCTGTACCTACCTAGGTGCTTGGGTACCTTACTCCCCTGTatgaggtaggtaggtagtatCTCAAGGCACACCTCATTGAGTTCATCTTGCGGCGCCACTGATTATCTAATGATGCTCGGGTAAGGCGGTCCGAACAAAGCGCCTGTAACATGCTGGAGTGCTGCGTGCAGCTGCCAAAGACCGAAAAAGGCGGGTCGGGTACCTTATCGACGGGAAGCTCCCCTGGTGGCTTCACAAGCTCCCGCCGGCAACAAGAAGCTCGTACAACGATGCTTATCCCAAGCCGCCATTTCGCATGATCAATCACCTTTCCACTCCGCATATTGATGTCGTCCAAGGGCCTCGATTGGTTTGAAAAGAACACGATGATTCTCGTTTGAACAATAACAGCGGCCATGATCAAAACATTGTGCGGTTCGACGACAAAGAATACCTGGTCTTCGGCTCGACGAAACCCCCGTTTGTCACCAA
The Colletotrichum lupini chromosome 6, complete sequence DNA segment above includes these coding regions:
- a CDS encoding WD domain-containing protein, with the translated sequence MVPPRTRLSLSKERFPAFLTNLKSQPYHDPSSSSRGHTLESIGNFGRDRLIGQNATRNPEKPNVRFSTELKGHSAAIEKVAFNPVKDAELCSVSNDGVVKFWDVRSKTCINEIRGLGDAFTLVWAPDGQSLVVGNKTDNIFVLSPTQSAPISSHQQPSQTNQIAFDWAGDTIFLTTGEGRTRILTYPDFKPAFQFKHGDESKEFTLNGHTSSCLTAELQPTGRYLATGGSDSIISLWDTTDWICQRTITSMIGPVRSISFTFDGNFLVGGSDEGSGLDIRHAESGDHVHTFKTAGPCPVVAWAPTKYCLAYSDLGVLRIVGVDAEKK
- a CDS encoding fungal specific transcription factor, whose translation is MSIMYLDFIEGTGYGTLESPTLHTPQYLTAPRHLILRFYPSLLLNPKSRAPDRTRHCFLLPVSSTSYAYLVTDDLYLFPLSTWHILQHQTPYEYPETFSRRQSHFEAPHDVSPFSAAVSVVIVRACAYGLRASLRSVSPSDNKRNRPASSTIILRIARPTPTPPDTNGANSHKRPHSPDAESNGREGAADNSNVPKPKRLACMICRKRKLKCDGVRPSCSTCARLGHSCAYDEVRRKSGPKRGYVKALEERLKQVETLLKTQDPPPVPSNPSSNIPHNLDAAAANRSRTTAAPTSYSIPNPTLGLGGDHDVDRWRFTGESPQAQNAAAPPMDDFNFNSSMSIGMSNAGSNFTWEMIGLGLEEPLPPQETIDELHQIFFEKVHPSVPMIHKYRYLAAMNLAPNQRPPVALRYAIWTLSCSITEKYLDLKDLFYQRARKYVEADYIKGYGEHMISVAHAQTHVLLASYEFKMMYFPRAWMSTGSAIRLCQMIGLHRLDGAGLDVKQCLPPPRDWTEREERRRTFWMAFCEDRYASIGTGWPMTVDEKDIMTNLPCTEESFDMSRPEQTQSLQDCMSPSGAGKLSSFGGIVLMACLFGRNLIHLHRPDPDDRDHDLNGEFWKRHRNMDNILLNTSLCLPSHLKLPIGLGNPNIVFTNMSIHTSTICLHQAAIFKADKNKLPASVSAESKVRCITAANEIASIMRMISHMDLSAMNPFISFCLYVAARVFVQYLKSRPDDSQTADSLRFLLSAMNALKRRNPLTESFLVQLDVDLEALAMRIPKLKTAFPRSGESPGSASGNGTAKSGAVCDDPEGVQGIMSYRNECHFMKTVDDDGNAANAPNIVEPGQNDESAPISASATTNLGGPGGWLSAEASLLYGSNSTNNLPLHGNSLTPSSGSMYDKSGSSSGRVTGFGQSESSGDNNMSGSPDGDQSNRPTPNSTASDPRVTMAGGLDGSGRNSFDANAATTQSNNNARGSVDANTNYFNDAGGFGIRTGLTPNQRFSMPDTPGADFGMPNGWGDLQGQTGMTPVAEGVLRSLMNMGPMDAMDLSSWDATN